In Labilibaculum sp. DW002, one DNA window encodes the following:
- a CDS encoding AGE family epimerase/isomerase, with product MKDIKDYIEIYKKGLLENIIPFWIKNCVDGEDGGFTFCLDRDGTVIDTDKGVWQTGRFTWMLGTLYNEVEQNPEWLRLAKHGVDFLDKYCYDTDGEMFFIVNKKGEPVRKRRYVYSESFAAIAYAAYYKATGDEVYADKARKAFDTYFLYNNTPDLIAPKFTEHRQTRGMGTPMIGIVTAQELRKNLKDESYTVYIDNWIAEIKKYFINDEFKAVMETVGLEGEFLDHFDGRMLNPGHAIEGAWFVLQEAKYRDNDPELIKMGTKMLDWMWEIGWDKEYGGILYFRDVKGLPVQEYWQDMKFWWPQNETIIATLMAYELTGDEKYMKMHEQIHDWTFKHFPDEKYGEWYGYLHRDGRISTTLKGNIWKGPFHIPRMYLMAWQSLELIQKNSL from the coding sequence ATGAAAGATATCAAAGATTATATCGAGATATACAAGAAAGGTTTATTGGAAAATATTATTCCTTTCTGGATCAAAAATTGCGTTGATGGAGAAGATGGTGGGTTTACTTTCTGTCTGGATCGGGATGGAACCGTAATTGATACAGATAAAGGAGTATGGCAAACAGGTCGTTTTACCTGGATGTTAGGAACGTTGTACAATGAGGTAGAGCAGAATCCAGAATGGTTAAGGCTGGCCAAACATGGTGTTGATTTTTTAGATAAGTATTGTTATGATACGGATGGAGAAATGTTTTTCATTGTAAATAAGAAAGGGGAACCTGTTCGCAAGCGTCGCTATGTTTACTCCGAATCTTTTGCCGCAATTGCCTATGCTGCTTATTATAAGGCAACAGGTGATGAAGTGTATGCCGATAAAGCTCGCAAAGCTTTTGATACTTACTTTCTTTATAATAACACACCAGATTTAATTGCTCCCAAGTTTACCGAACATCGCCAGACAAGAGGAATGGGAACACCTATGATTGGAATTGTTACCGCCCAGGAATTGAGAAAGAACCTGAAGGATGAATCCTACACGGTTTACATTGACAATTGGATTGCTGAAATCAAGAAGTATTTTATCAATGATGAATTTAAGGCAGTTATGGAGACTGTTGGTCTTGAAGGAGAATTCCTTGATCATTTTGACGGACGAATGCTGAATCCAGGGCATGCTATAGAAGGTGCGTGGTTTGTTCTTCAGGAAGCAAAATATCGCGATAATGACCCGGAGCTCATTAAGATGGGAACTAAAATGCTCGATTGGATGTGGGAAATTGGTTGGGACAAAGAATATGGAGGGATTTTGTACTTCCGCGATGTGAAAGGTTTGCCTGTTCAGGAGTATTGGCAGGATATGAAATTTTGGTGGCCTCAGAACGAAACCATTATTGCCACTTTAATGGCCTACGAGCTAACTGGTGATGAAAAGTATATGAAAATGCACGAACAAATTCACGATTGGACTTTCAAACATTTTCCTGATGAAAAGTATGGTGAATGGTATGGCTATCTGCATCGGGATGGTCGAATATCAACAACTTTAAAGGGTAATATTTGGAAAGGGCCTTTCCATATTCCCCGTATGTATTTAATGGCATGGCAATCGTTAGAATTGATTCAAAAAAACTCTTTATAG